A portion of the Bifidobacterium sp. ESL0800 genome contains these proteins:
- a CDS encoding polyribonucleotide nucleotidyltransferase, with product MEGPEIKAVEAVIDNGTFGKRTLRFETGRLAQQADGAVAAYLDDDSMVLSTTTAGSSPKENYDFFPLTVDVEEKMYAAGKIPGSFFRREGRPSNDAILACRIIDRPLRPLFPHTLRNEVQVVETVLACNPDDAYDMIALNAASASTMISGLPFEGPVSGVRLALVDGQWVAFPRWSERDRAVFELVVAGRVVENGDVAIAMIEAGAGKNAWNLIYDEGQIKPDEEVVAGGLEAAKPFIKVICEAQNELKEKAGKGNDKEFQLFPEYTDELYKRIDEIAHADLNDALSIAAKLPRQERIHEIKEDVRARLADEFTDMDDAEKEKELGNAFKELQRQIVRRRVLTEDFRIDGRGLRDIRTLSAEVGIVPRVHGSALFQRGETQILGVTTLNMLKMEQTLDAISGPSTKRYMHNYEMPPYSTGETGRVGSPKRREVGHGALAEKALVPVLPSKEDFPYAIRQVSEAIGSNGSTSMGSVCASTLSLLDAGVPLKAPVAGIAMGLISGDVDGKHIYKTLTDILGAEDAFGDMDFKVAGTSEFITALQLDTKLDGIPADVLAAALQQAKEARTTILEVINECIDAPAEMSPYAPRILTTTVPVDKIGEIIGPKGKMINQIQEETGADVSVEDDGTVYIASEGGDGAEKAKETIDAIAHPHVPAVGENFNGKVVKTTSFGAFVNLTPGTDGLLHISQIRNLTNGERIDAVEDVLKEGDTVEVTVQGVDDRGKISLAIPGFEDQESGPRGGGRGHRDHDRDERGGRGYRGHRDHDHDRDDRRRSDRDDRDDRRSRRSRDDREDRDDADFEDRPRRRREDREDRRRSDRDDRDDRRSRRSREDREDRDDADFEDRPRRRREDRDDYRRSDRHEGHRGGGRRNDRNPRYATDDHYDEYREDREERSERPRRRVRRDFDPFDD from the coding sequence TTGGAGGGTCCCGAAATCAAGGCCGTAGAGGCCGTTATTGACAATGGAACATTTGGCAAGCGCACCTTGCGCTTCGAAACGGGCCGTTTGGCCCAGCAGGCGGACGGCGCCGTAGCCGCCTACCTCGATGACGATTCGATGGTCCTTTCGACCACCACCGCCGGAAGCAGCCCGAAGGAGAACTACGATTTCTTCCCGCTGACCGTCGATGTGGAAGAGAAGATGTACGCCGCCGGCAAGATCCCGGGCTCGTTCTTCCGTCGTGAAGGCCGTCCTTCGAACGACGCCATACTGGCCTGCCGTATCATCGATCGCCCGCTGCGCCCGCTCTTCCCGCACACGCTGCGCAACGAGGTGCAGGTCGTCGAGACCGTGCTTGCCTGCAACCCGGACGATGCCTACGACATGATCGCGTTGAACGCGGCTTCGGCTTCCACCATGATCTCCGGCCTGCCTTTCGAAGGCCCGGTCTCCGGTGTGCGCCTGGCGTTGGTCGACGGCCAGTGGGTCGCCTTCCCGCGTTGGAGCGAGCGTGACCGCGCGGTCTTCGAGCTCGTCGTGGCCGGCCGTGTCGTCGAAAACGGCGATGTCGCCATCGCCATGATCGAGGCCGGCGCCGGCAAGAACGCCTGGAACCTCATCTACGACGAGGGCCAGATCAAGCCGGATGAGGAAGTCGTGGCCGGTGGGCTGGAAGCCGCCAAGCCGTTCATCAAGGTCATCTGCGAGGCTCAGAACGAGCTCAAGGAAAAGGCCGGCAAGGGCAACGACAAGGAATTCCAACTCTTCCCGGAATATACGGACGAGCTCTACAAGCGCATCGACGAAATTGCCCACGCCGACCTCAACGACGCCCTCTCCATCGCGGCCAAGCTGCCGCGTCAGGAGCGCATCCACGAGATCAAGGAAGACGTCCGCGCGCGTCTCGCCGACGAATTCACCGACATGGACGACGCCGAAAAGGAAAAGGAACTCGGCAACGCCTTCAAGGAACTGCAGCGCCAGATCGTGCGCCGTCGCGTCCTGACCGAGGACTTCCGTATCGATGGCCGCGGCCTGCGCGACATCCGCACGCTTTCCGCCGAAGTCGGCATCGTGCCGCGCGTGCACGGTTCCGCGCTCTTCCAGCGTGGCGAGACCCAGATTCTCGGCGTCACCACGCTCAATATGTTGAAGATGGAGCAGACGCTCGACGCCATCTCCGGACCGTCCACCAAGCGTTACATGCACAATTACGAGATGCCGCCGTATTCGACCGGTGAGACCGGCCGTGTCGGCTCCCCGAAGCGTCGCGAGGTCGGCCACGGGGCCCTGGCCGAGAAGGCGCTCGTGCCGGTGCTTCCCAGCAAGGAAGACTTCCCGTACGCCATCCGCCAGGTCTCCGAGGCCATCGGTTCCAACGGTTCGACCTCCATGGGCTCCGTCTGCGCCTCCACGCTCTCGCTGCTCGACGCGGGCGTTCCGCTGAAGGCTCCGGTCGCGGGCATCGCGATGGGCCTCATCTCCGGTGACGTCGACGGCAAGCACATCTACAAGACCCTGACCGACATCCTGGGCGCCGAAGACGCGTTCGGCGACATGGACTTCAAGGTCGCCGGCACCTCCGAGTTCATCACCGCGCTCCAGCTCGACACCAAGCTCGACGGCATCCCCGCCGACGTTCTGGCCGCCGCTCTGCAGCAGGCGAAGGAAGCCCGCACCACGATCCTCGAGGTCATCAACGAGTGCATCGACGCTCCGGCCGAGATGAGCCCGTACGCTCCGCGCATCCTCACCACCACCGTTCCGGTCGACAAGATCGGCGAGATCATCGGGCCCAAGGGCAAGATGATCAACCAGATTCAGGAAGAGACCGGCGCCGACGTTTCTGTTGAGGACGACGGTACCGTCTACATCGCTTCCGAAGGCGGCGACGGAGCCGAGAAGGCCAAGGAGACCATCGACGCCATCGCGCATCCGCACGTCCCCGCTGTCGGCGAGAACTTCAACGGCAAGGTCGTCAAGACCACGAGCTTCGGCGCGTTCGTCAATCTGACCCCCGGCACCGACGGCCTGCTGCATATCTCGCAGATCCGCAACCTCACCAACGGCGAGCGTATCGACGCCGTCGAAGACGTGCTGAAGGAAGGCGACACCGTTGAGGTGACCGTCCAGGGCGTCGACGACCGCGGCAAGATCTCGCTGGCCATTCCCGGCTTCGAGGATCAGGAATCCGGCCCACGCGGCGGTGGTCGTGGCCATCGTGACCATGACCGTGACGAGCGTGGCGGGCGTGGCTATCGCGGCCACCGTGACCATGACCACGATCGAGATGATCGTCGTCGTTCCGATCGCGATGATCGTGATGACCGTCGTTCTCGCCGCAGCCGTGACGACCGCGAGGATCGTGACGATGCTGATTTTGAGGATCGTCCGCGTCGCCGTCGTGAGGACCGTGAGGATCGTCGTCGTTCCGATCGCGATGATCGCGACGACCGTCGTTCTCGCCGTAGTCGTGAGGACCGTGAGGATCGTGACGATGCTGATTTTGAGGATCGTCCGCGTCGCCGTCGTGAAGATCGCGATGATTACCGTCGTTCCGATCGCCACGAAGGACACCGCGGTGGTGGCCGTCGCAACGATCGCAACCCGCGCTATGCCACCGACGATCATTATGACGAATATCGCGAGGACCGCGAAGAGCGCAGCGAGCGTCCGCGCCGCCGTGTCCGCCGTGACTTCGATCCGTTCGATGACTGA
- a CDS encoding ATPase, T2SS/T4P/T4SS family, translated as MMFGPLEELAHEPALTDIAVTCEGRVWVDRGSGMSEYRPAVPFRSPQVVREYATQLCAQLGKRLDDACPIADASSVEGIRIHAVIAPIVPMGASISIRFPSRTVPRLSGLGARGLFPSSWFPLLCGLVCKRATILITGGTGAGKTTLLKALLAQADPAERVVSVEEVRELGTLGRGNHVSLVVREANVEGAGAIGLPELVKATLRMRPDRIILGECRGEEIADLLRAFNSGHHGGMVTLHADSVDRVPSRLVSLGLLAGLSAPALSMLAAGAFDVVLHLERSNGKRRIAQIGRLSKDSERFVGEAIATWDGAGMPVPGPGWDAFLRHWTG; from the coding sequence ATGATGTTCGGACCTCTGGAGGAGCTGGCCCATGAGCCTGCGCTGACCGATATCGCCGTGACCTGCGAGGGCCGGGTGTGGGTCGATCGGGGTAGTGGAATGAGCGAATACCGCCCGGCAGTGCCGTTTCGTTCGCCACAGGTCGTCCGCGAATACGCGACCCAGCTGTGCGCGCAACTGGGCAAGCGGCTCGATGACGCCTGCCCGATCGCCGACGCCTCCAGTGTCGAAGGTATTCGTATCCATGCGGTCATTGCGCCGATTGTGCCTATGGGCGCGAGCATTTCCATACGTTTCCCGAGCCGAACGGTTCCGAGGCTGAGCGGGCTTGGGGCGCGTGGCCTGTTTCCGTCTTCATGGTTCCCGCTGCTGTGCGGCCTGGTTTGCAAACGTGCGACGATACTGATTACCGGCGGTACTGGAGCCGGCAAGACCACACTGCTCAAGGCATTGCTCGCCCAAGCCGATCCTGCCGAGCGCGTGGTCAGTGTCGAGGAGGTGCGGGAACTGGGCACGCTCGGTCGTGGCAATCATGTCTCACTGGTCGTTCGCGAGGCCAATGTGGAAGGTGCGGGGGCGATAGGTCTGCCGGAATTGGTGAAGGCCACGTTGCGTATGCGCCCGGACCGCATCATTCTAGGAGAATGCCGAGGCGAGGAGATCGCCGACCTGCTGCGGGCATTCAACTCGGGGCATCATGGCGGCATGGTCACCCTGCACGCCGACAGCGTCGACCGTGTGCCCTCTCGATTGGTGTCCTTGGGGCTTTTGGCCGGACTTAGCGCGCCGGCTCTGTCGATGCTTGCCGCCGGGGCGTTTGACGTCGTCCTGCATCTTGAGCGCAGCAACGGCAAACGGCGGATTGCGCAGATTGGTCGGCTTTCCAAGGATTCCGAGCGTTTTGTCGGCGAGGCGATAGCGACTTGGGACGGAGCGGGAATGCCGGTTCCCGGGCCCGGATGGGACGCCTTCTTGAGGCATTGGACGGGGTGA
- a CDS encoding cobalamin biosynthesis protein CobQ, whose translation MQEIQEERKEQDGRTSSQDLSEIKSVAARAVGRRSAVFLSASGGVGLSGLCSLTALQLKNRGRRTALVDADFASGGLDVLLGLENDKGLRFGTLNAPLGKLDGEVLCKRLPHWEGIPVLAFDSWNSEVPEWWEAEAAMAALERSVDIVLVDGSRGRVIDMVPQLRHALVVLVTELSVLGLARCRALMQRVSSGRISSSGRGGASCADGTDGSCDLSDRLSSRSNGADIAKEEGGIRNLENPAPVRLAAIVGIEPRGTSRRRGVVSVNEASEYLGHRVLGPMCLNSARISDALEGLGLKISKSDRSVMTQLANALSDAVEGDEQR comes from the coding sequence ATGCAAGAGATACAAGAGGAACGCAAGGAGCAAGACGGCCGGACTTCATCTCAGGACTTGTCGGAAATCAAAAGCGTTGCTGCCCGCGCGGTCGGCAGGCGCTCGGCGGTTTTCCTCTCGGCGAGTGGGGGAGTGGGGCTGAGCGGGCTCTGTTCGCTGACCGCCTTGCAGCTCAAAAATCGGGGCAGACGCACCGCATTGGTAGATGCGGACTTTGCTTCCGGTGGGCTCGATGTCCTTCTAGGACTTGAAAACGACAAGGGACTGCGGTTCGGCACCCTGAACGCGCCGTTGGGCAAACTCGACGGCGAAGTGCTGTGCAAACGGCTTCCGCATTGGGAAGGCATTCCCGTCCTGGCATTCGATTCATGGAACAGTGAGGTGCCCGAATGGTGGGAGGCCGAGGCTGCGATGGCGGCTTTGGAACGCAGCGTGGACATAGTGCTGGTCGACGGCTCGCGTGGCAGGGTTATCGATATGGTTCCACAGTTGCGGCACGCACTCGTCGTTCTGGTGACCGAACTTTCCGTGCTCGGCCTTGCCCGTTGCAGGGCCTTGATGCAGCGGGTCTCTTCGGGGCGTATAAGCTCGTCCGGTCGAGGTGGCGCCAGCTGTGCTGATGGGACCGATGGCTCCTGCGATCTCTCTGATCGTCTATCCTCTCGTTCGAATGGCGCGGATATCGCGAAGGAAGAGGGCGGTATCCGAAACCTCGAAAACCCCGCACCTGTGCGTCTCGCGGCGATTGTAGGCATCGAGCCGAGAGGAACGTCACGGCGACGGGGCGTGGTGAGTGTCAACGAGGCCAGCGAGTATTTGGGGCATCGGGTCCTTGGACCGATGTGCCTCAACAGCGCGAGAATCAGCGATGCGCTGGAAGGGCTTGGGCTCAAAATCTCGAAGTCCGACCGTTCGGTGATGACGCAGTTGGCCAATGCCCTTAGCGACGCCGTTGAAGGAGATGAGCAGCGATGA
- the rpsO gene encoding 30S ribosomal protein S15, producing MALTAEEKHEIVTKYATHEGDTGSPEVQVALLSKRISDLTEHLKSHQHDNHSRRGLLLMVGDRRRLLNYLKKVDINRYRSLVERLGLRR from the coding sequence GTGGCACTTACGGCTGAAGAAAAGCACGAGATCGTAACCAAGTATGCGACGCACGAAGGCGACACGGGATCTCCCGAGGTTCAGGTTGCGCTGCTGAGCAAGCGTATCTCCGATCTGACCGAGCACCTGAAGAGCCACCAGCACGACAACCACTCTCGTCGTGGCCTGCTGCTGATGGTCGGCGATCGTCGTCGTCTTCTCAACTATCTGAAGAAGGTCGACATCAACCGTTACCGCTCCTTGGTCGAGCGTCTTGGTCTTCGTCGATAG
- a CDS encoding DUF4244 domain-containing protein, with amino-acid sequence MAKELMTMDQTGTGAVTGFASRLSERSRQVKGQLCLLDARFRTAMAQPDEGAATAEYAVVLVAATGFAAVLVALLKSGAVKTLLMALVKKALKVV; translated from the coding sequence ATGGCTAAGGAATTGATGACGATGGATCAAACCGGAACCGGTGCCGTCACGGGTTTTGCTTCCCGCTTGTCCGAGCGTTCAAGGCAGGTCAAGGGGCAGCTGTGTCTGCTCGATGCCCGTTTCCGCACTGCGATGGCGCAACCCGACGAGGGCGCGGCGACGGCGGAATATGCGGTGGTTCTTGTCGCCGCCACGGGGTTTGCGGCGGTGCTGGTGGCTTTGCTCAAATCCGGTGCCGTAAAGACGCTGCTGATGGCGTTGGTCAAGAAGGCGCTCAAGGTGGTCTGA